From a region of the Candidatus Rhabdochlamydia porcellionis genome:
- a CDS encoding glycine--tRNA ligase codes for MDSKISMDDIVALCKRRGFIFQSSEIYGGLQGIYDYGPLGVELKNHLKSAWWKSVVYERDDIEGLDCSIITHRLTLKYSGHEDTFTDPMVDCRQCKHRMRADHIVDHKCDHCGSKDLTQPRNFNLMFRTNLGPIDDGTSFAYLRPETAQSIFINFKHIVDSTSRKIPFGIAQIGKAFRNEVTPKNFIFRVREFEQMEIEFFVKPGEDEIWHKVWVENRLNWWKEQGLQAENLQLQPQKKEELAHYSKATTDILYRFPYGFEELEGIANRTDFDLGSHTKAKEEFKLFANVAANSDSNIKLGIQDPQTKEYIIPFVIEPSAGLDRGVLAILTQAFTEELLPEGQKRIVLKLKPHLAPIKVAIVPLARNNEKIVTKAKEIKHFLQKLGVGRIKYEDTGNVGKAYRRNDEIGTPLCITVDFDTFENAEETVTIRDRDSMQQQRVAVKELVCFIKNYFS; via the coding sequence ATGGATAGCAAAATATCGATGGATGACATTGTGGCCCTTTGTAAAAGAAGAGGATTTATCTTTCAAAGTTCGGAAATTTATGGAGGCCTTCAAGGGATATATGACTATGGCCCTTTAGGAGTTGAGCTTAAAAATCATTTAAAATCAGCCTGGTGGAAATCTGTTGTTTATGAAAGAGATGATATTGAGGGCTTAGATTGCTCAATTATTACCCATCGCTTAACACTCAAATACTCCGGTCACGAGGATACCTTTACTGATCCTATGGTGGATTGTCGTCAGTGTAAACATCGCATGAGAGCAGATCATATTGTTGATCATAAATGTGATCATTGCGGATCTAAAGACTTAACACAGCCACGCAATTTTAATTTGATGTTCCGCACGAATTTAGGGCCTATTGATGATGGAACAAGCTTTGCTTACCTTCGTCCAGAAACAGCACAAAGCATTTTTATCAATTTCAAACACATAGTAGATTCAACCTCAAGAAAAATCCCTTTTGGCATTGCACAAATTGGAAAAGCATTCCGTAATGAGGTTACCCCTAAAAATTTCATTTTTAGAGTACGCGAATTTGAGCAAATGGAGATTGAGTTTTTTGTAAAGCCAGGCGAAGATGAAATCTGGCATAAAGTCTGGGTAGAAAATCGATTGAATTGGTGGAAAGAGCAAGGCCTTCAGGCAGAAAATCTTCAATTACAACCACAAAAAAAAGAAGAATTAGCCCATTATTCAAAAGCCACTACTGATATTTTATATAGATTTCCATATGGTTTTGAAGAATTAGAAGGAATTGCCAATCGAACAGACTTTGATTTAGGATCTCATACTAAAGCTAAAGAAGAGTTTAAGTTATTTGCTAATGTAGCAGCTAACAGCGATTCCAATATAAAACTCGGCATTCAAGATCCTCAGACCAAAGAATACATCATTCCTTTTGTAATTGAACCTTCTGCTGGTTTAGACCGTGGAGTATTAGCTATTCTAACACAGGCTTTCACAGAAGAATTATTACCAGAAGGACAAAAGCGTATTGTTCTAAAACTAAAACCCCACTTAGCTCCGATTAAAGTAGCTATTGTTCCCTTAGCTCGTAACAATGAAAAAATTGTAACAAAAGCTAAAGAAATTAAGCATTTCTTACAAAAATTAGGTGTTGGGCGTATTAAATATGAAGATACGGGAAATGTAGGTAAAGCCTATCGCCGTAACGATGAGATTGGAACACCACTTTGTATTACAGTTGATTTTGACACTTTTGAAAATGCAGAAGAAACGGTTACAATTAGAGATCGCGATTCGATGCAACAACAAAGAGTTGCAGTTAAAGAACTCGTTTGCTTCATTAAAAACTACTTCTCTTAA
- the groL gene encoding chaperonin GroEL (60 kDa chaperone family; promotes refolding of misfolded polypeptides especially under stressful conditions; forms two stacked rings of heptamers to form a barrel-shaped 14mer; ends can be capped by GroES; misfolded proteins enter the barrel where they are refolded when GroES binds) — protein MAKMLQFNQEALKSILEGIKKLSRAVVATMGPKGRNVVINKGGKSLLCTKDGVTVAQEIFLKDTFENVGAQLVKQASSKASDAAGDGTTTAIVLAYAIYKEGMKNVGAGANPMLLKKGMDKAVAHLLVALDKLATPVVSNEEIKQIAAISANNDVEIGEIVAAAMQKVGQDGIITIAEAKGIDTILNVVEGMQIDKGYLSPYFVNNAEKMIVEYENPLILITDKKLSQARELISILEKVKETQRPLLIIADDIEEEALTTLVINKLGESPLPVCAIGAPSFGDRRKDLLEDIAILTGATLITENLGLFVKNADLEALGTAKSIKISKDSTTIIDGFSDKKTMQNRIDFLRAEIERETSDYVRQHLEERLAKLSGGVAIINVGASTETALKEKKERVEDALHATRAAVKEGVVAGGGVALLRAVKTLDSLTCSGDEAVGVEIIRRAAFAPAAAIAHNCGKQGDLIAERVFEQHGNWGYNGLTDQFSDLVLDGVIDPVRVTKSALIHAASISGMLLTINAVITEKPKPKSKAAPSMPNMNGMMGGGMSGMMGGMGGTDF, from the coding sequence ATGGCTAAAATGCTGCAATTTAATCAAGAAGCCCTAAAATCTATTTTAGAAGGGATAAAGAAACTATCTAGAGCAGTGGTTGCAACAATGGGACCTAAAGGTCGTAATGTTGTTATTAATAAAGGAGGAAAATCACTTCTTTGTACCAAAGATGGAGTAACTGTTGCTCAAGAAATTTTCCTCAAAGATACCTTTGAAAATGTAGGAGCGCAACTAGTTAAGCAAGCTTCTAGTAAAGCATCGGATGCTGCAGGCGACGGCACAACAACTGCAATTGTTCTTGCATATGCCATTTATAAAGAAGGTATGAAAAATGTGGGAGCTGGAGCAAATCCCATGTTACTGAAAAAAGGCATGGATAAAGCAGTTGCCCATCTGTTAGTTGCTTTAGACAAGTTAGCGACCCCTGTTGTAAGCAATGAAGAGATCAAGCAAATCGCGGCAATTTCTGCTAATAATGACGTCGAAATCGGAGAAATTGTAGCTGCAGCCATGCAAAAAGTGGGTCAAGATGGTATAATTACCATTGCAGAAGCCAAAGGAATTGACACTATCTTAAATGTTGTAGAAGGAATGCAGATTGATAAAGGGTATCTTTCTCCTTATTTTGTGAATAATGCAGAAAAGATGATTGTTGAATATGAAAACCCTTTAATTTTGATAACGGATAAAAAGTTATCACAAGCTAGAGAATTAATTTCTATTCTTGAAAAAGTAAAAGAAACTCAACGACCTTTGTTAATTATCGCAGATGATATAGAAGAGGAAGCGCTCACTACTTTAGTTATCAATAAACTAGGAGAATCCCCACTACCCGTATGTGCTATTGGAGCTCCTTCTTTTGGTGATAGGAGGAAAGATCTTTTAGAAGATATAGCGATTCTTACGGGGGCTACTTTAATTACAGAAAATCTAGGGCTTTTTGTAAAGAATGCAGACCTAGAAGCTCTTGGAACAGCAAAGAGTATTAAAATCTCCAAAGATTCTACTACGATTATTGATGGTTTTAGTGATAAAAAAACGATGCAAAATAGAATAGATTTTTTACGAGCAGAAATTGAAAGAGAGACCTCAGATTATGTAAGACAGCATTTGGAAGAAAGATTAGCTAAATTATCTGGTGGTGTAGCTATTATTAATGTAGGAGCTAGTACTGAAACCGCGCTTAAAGAAAAAAAAGAGCGTGTTGAAGATGCTCTACATGCAACTCGTGCTGCTGTTAAGGAGGGGGTTGTAGCAGGAGGAGGAGTTGCGCTTTTACGAGCTGTTAAGACTCTAGATTCCCTTACATGTAGTGGAGATGAAGCAGTTGGTGTAGAAATCATCCGCCGAGCTGCATTTGCCCCTGCGGCTGCGATTGCTCATAATTGCGGCAAACAAGGGGATTTAATTGCTGAAAGAGTATTTGAGCAACATGGTAACTGGGGTTATAATGGCCTTACGGATCAATTTAGCGATTTGGTTTTAGATGGAGTCATCGATCCAGTGCGTGTGACAAAAAGTGCTCTTATACACGCCGCTTCTATTTCCGGCATGTTATTAACAATTAATGCTGTAATTACAGAAAAACCCAAACCCAAATCAAAAGCAGCCCCTTCTATGCCTAATATGAATGGCATGATGGGTGGGGGTATGAGTGGCATGATGGGTGGTATGGGAGGTACGGATTTTTAA
- a CDS encoding co-chaperone GroES — translation MSANHMRPLGDKVLIKRASAKKSKSGILLPESAQEKSREAEVVAVGPGKYDEQGKLKPMHVKVGDYILFSSYAGTEVKTEDEQAEHLIISQEDILGVLV, via the coding sequence ATGTCAGCTAATCATATGCGGCCACTTGGAGATAAAGTTCTTATAAAAAGAGCTTCTGCTAAAAAATCTAAAAGTGGAATTTTATTACCAGAATCTGCGCAAGAAAAATCTCGAGAAGCAGAAGTTGTTGCAGTAGGCCCTGGAAAATATGATGAACAAGGCAAATTAAAACCCATGCACGTAAAGGTGGGAGATTATATTCTTTTTTCTTCCTATGCTGGTACCGAAGTAAAAACAGAAGATGAGCAAGCTGAGCATCTGATTATATCTCAAGAGGATATTCTCGGAGTTCTTGTTTAA
- a CDS encoding exo-beta-N-acetylmuramidase NamZ family protein: MFNFTFFFLAIWGFCLSVTGLELKLGVDCLFETSNIVKLRGKKLGLITNQTGVDSNLSSTIELFLNHDTQLIALFAPEHGLYGLEQAGVKVEQKNIHGLPVYSLYGATRRVTSNMLQGIDLLIFDIQDIGCRSYTYLTTLCYILEEAAKHKISVMVLDRPNPMGGLIVDGPMLEDKWRSYIGYINVPYCHGMTIGELACYFNQEYHIGCDLEVIRMKGWQRSMAFKDTKLCWIPTSPNIPEAETPLFYASTGILGELGIANIGIGSTLPFKVVGAPWINAKQLSKKLNAQKLPGIIFHPCYYRPLTGLYQSENCQGVLLFILDHKVYKPLSVQYMIIGLLKSLYREQFTNRLKQLGTERKKSFCKANGNEYMLKILNNEEYVAWKLIGYQFEDRQKFLTKRSAYLLY, translated from the coding sequence ATGTTTAATTTCACGTTTTTTTTCTTAGCAATTTGGGGTTTTTGTCTTTCTGTAACAGGATTGGAGTTAAAACTAGGAGTGGATTGCTTATTTGAAACGAGCAATATTGTTAAATTACGAGGTAAAAAACTAGGACTTATTACCAATCAAACAGGAGTTGATAGCAACCTTTCTTCTACTATCGAGTTATTTTTAAACCATGATACTCAACTCATTGCTTTATTTGCACCAGAGCATGGTTTATATGGTTTAGAGCAAGCAGGCGTTAAAGTGGAGCAGAAAAATATTCATGGTTTGCCCGTATATAGCTTATATGGGGCTACTAGGCGAGTTACTTCGAACATGTTGCAAGGGATTGATTTACTGATTTTTGATATACAGGATATCGGATGCCGATCTTATACTTATCTTACGACTCTTTGTTATATCTTAGAAGAGGCAGCCAAACATAAAATCTCAGTGATGGTTCTAGATCGTCCTAACCCTATGGGCGGCTTAATTGTAGATGGGCCCATGTTAGAGGATAAATGGCGTTCTTACATCGGATATATCAATGTTCCTTATTGTCATGGAATGACGATCGGAGAATTGGCTTGCTATTTTAATCAAGAGTATCACATTGGATGTGATTTGGAAGTAATCCGTATGAAAGGGTGGCAGAGATCAATGGCTTTTAAAGATACGAAGCTATGTTGGATTCCTACAAGTCCTAATATTCCTGAGGCAGAGACCCCTTTATTTTATGCTTCCACTGGAATTTTAGGAGAGTTAGGAATCGCAAATATCGGCATAGGAAGCACTCTTCCTTTTAAAGTTGTAGGAGCTCCTTGGATCAATGCAAAGCAGCTTTCTAAAAAGCTAAATGCGCAGAAATTACCCGGGATTATTTTTCATCCCTGTTATTATCGCCCTCTTACAGGGCTTTATCAATCAGAGAATTGCCAAGGGGTTTTATTATTTATTCTCGATCATAAGGTTTATAAACCACTTAGTGTACAATATATGATCATAGGTCTTTTAAAAAGCCTTTATCGAGAACAATTTACAAATAGGCTCAAACAGTTAGGAACAGAAAGAAAGAAAAGTTTTTGTAAAGCTAATGGAAACGAGTACATGCTTAAGATATTAAATAACGAAGAATATGTCGCTTGGAAGCTAATTGGTTATCAATTCGAAGATCGTCAAAAGTTTTTAACAAAACGTAGTGCTTATTTGCTGTATTAG
- a CDS encoding ATP-dependent helicase → MDFLEQLNSQQRSATTHIEGPLLILAGAGSGKTRVVTYRIAYLLKIGVPSSEILAVTFTNKAADEMRQRIFHLTQETILSCTFHSLCARILRESITLLNYRSDFTIYDEEDGEKVIRECLKALGLKEDKTTLKTLKIQISQAKNALTQPENISFDESPLCQVYGMYQQKLKEYNALDFDDLLYLTVGLLKSNSQALDTYQKRWSFILIDEYQDTNMAQYMLIRLLAALHNNVFAVGDPDQSIYSWRGANVHNILNFEKDFSGAKVIALEENYRSHSLILKAANSLIQHNEGRYPKNLWSKRTEGEKITLYLADTEYEEARFVISQIHKLHIDQKMHLNECAIFFRTHSQSRLFEDYLLKENIPYVIVGGLSFYQRKEIKDLLAWLRMALASTDFIAFSRTINLPKRGLGDTTLQKLREVVEKYKMDILTCAQGILNSQIPCKLSSKQLQGLKEYTDLILSLQKNALQKTKISLLIEQIIYQSRYLDYLREDPDSYQDRRGNIEELITKATEWEEENKDASLTQFLEELTLKSTSEKPEKNDHIRLMTLHNGKGLEFSCVFIVGLEEELLPHINAIGHSDALEEERRLCYVGMTRAKDLLFLTAARQRHLWGTAKIMRPSRFLSEIPSTFIQIPSKKPIETYTYQQAEQKHFQEGDRVFHKSFGLGIIQKQYNTSLGMTYDVFFPQSKTLRSLVAKYAKLLPAD, encoded by the coding sequence ATGGACTTTCTAGAACAACTCAATTCTCAGCAACGTAGTGCAACAACTCATATTGAAGGACCCTTACTTATATTAGCGGGAGCTGGCTCTGGTAAAACTAGAGTAGTGACCTATCGCATTGCCTATTTGCTTAAAATAGGAGTTCCTTCCTCTGAAATCTTAGCTGTAACCTTTACTAATAAAGCAGCTGATGAAATGCGCCAAAGGATTTTTCATCTAACCCAAGAAACCATCCTCTCTTGTACCTTTCATAGCCTATGCGCACGGATTTTGCGCGAATCGATCACTCTCTTAAATTACCGCAGTGATTTTACCATTTATGATGAAGAAGATGGCGAGAAGGTAATTAGAGAATGCTTAAAAGCACTTGGGTTGAAAGAAGACAAAACAACTCTTAAAACATTAAAAATACAGATTTCTCAAGCAAAAAATGCATTGACCCAACCAGAAAACATCTCTTTTGATGAAAGCCCTCTTTGTCAAGTATATGGAATGTATCAACAAAAGCTCAAAGAATATAATGCTCTTGACTTCGATGATCTGCTGTATTTAACCGTGGGTTTACTTAAATCTAATAGCCAAGCTTTAGATACATATCAAAAACGTTGGTCCTTCATTTTAATTGATGAATATCAAGATACTAATATGGCACAATACATGTTAATTCGCCTACTAGCTGCTCTTCATAATAACGTTTTTGCAGTTGGAGACCCTGATCAATCCATTTATTCTTGGAGAGGCGCTAATGTACACAATATCCTAAATTTTGAAAAAGACTTCTCAGGAGCTAAAGTCATTGCTTTAGAAGAAAACTACCGCAGTCATTCTCTCATTTTAAAAGCAGCAAATTCTTTGATCCAACATAACGAAGGCAGATATCCTAAAAACTTATGGAGCAAGAGAACAGAAGGAGAAAAAATTACCTTATATCTTGCTGATACTGAATATGAAGAAGCTCGTTTTGTCATTTCACAGATTCATAAACTACACATAGATCAAAAAATGCATTTAAATGAGTGCGCTATTTTCTTTCGTACCCACTCTCAGTCTCGTCTATTTGAAGACTATCTACTAAAAGAAAATATTCCTTATGTAATCGTTGGAGGACTCTCCTTCTACCAACGAAAAGAAATCAAAGATCTATTAGCTTGGTTGCGTATGGCTTTAGCTAGCACAGATTTTATCGCTTTTTCACGTACAATTAATCTACCAAAACGAGGGTTAGGAGATACAACTCTTCAAAAATTACGTGAAGTGGTAGAAAAATATAAAATGGATATTTTAACATGTGCTCAAGGGATTCTTAATAGTCAAATCCCATGTAAACTCTCTAGCAAACAACTGCAAGGATTAAAAGAGTACACCGATCTTATTCTCTCACTGCAAAAAAATGCTCTGCAAAAGACAAAAATCTCTTTGCTTATTGAGCAAATTATTTATCAGTCCCGCTACCTTGATTACCTGCGTGAAGACCCAGATAGCTATCAAGATCGAAGAGGAAATATAGAAGAGTTGATTACCAAAGCAACAGAGTGGGAAGAAGAAAACAAAGACGCTTCTTTAACTCAGTTCTTAGAAGAATTAACTCTTAAATCTACTTCAGAAAAACCAGAAAAGAACGATCACATTCGCCTTATGACCTTACATAATGGTAAAGGTCTTGAATTCTCCTGCGTATTTATAGTGGGATTAGAAGAAGAATTACTCCCTCATATAAATGCTATTGGTCACTCTGATGCTTTAGAAGAAGAGCGTAGGTTATGCTATGTAGGAATGACACGCGCTAAAGATCTTCTATTTTTGACAGCAGCTCGTCAACGTCATCTTTGGGGAACAGCTAAAATAATGAGACCTAGTCGTTTCTTGAGCGAGATTCCCTCTACATTCATTCAAATACCTTCCAAAAAACCCATAGAAACTTATACTTATCAGCAAGCAGAACAAAAACATTTTCAGGAAGGAGACAGAGTATTTCATAAGAGCTTTGGTTTAGGAATTATCCAAAAACAATATAATACATCCCTTGGTATGACATATGATGTATTCTTTCCTCAATCTAAAACACTACGCTCTTTAGTTGCAAAATATGCAAAATTACTTCCAGCTGATTAA
- a CDS encoding glycosyltransferase family 32 protein, with protein sequence MAKCLFIFMMTLFLCSSCSSKKSIVVIDDFESLSGRHTPSWKYIKTKEDFEYLHLFSHIYEQRRPLLKDPGISYRIPKTIHFIWLGPKPFPLASVENVRMWIAKHPDWEINFWTDRNRPSPCPGMKQRLINSLSFTQLRDYFVISDNYGEQSDLLRYEILFQEGGIYVDHDVKCFKEFDLLNRTYDFYCGIDMPYKSSLPSCICTTNNLIGAKPNHPILKQCMDLLSSSWDTIQEEYQGNDRDTTLNRVLHRTFWLFGEAVKNKNNQGENQDIVFPAYYFDAPRDELAIFARHQYAGSWHETESVFEKMVRKRLVVICKKLNQMYLCFAALGTLNIIGFIGLFLFMRRSLRM encoded by the coding sequence ATGGCTAAGTGCCTTTTTATTTTTATGATGACGCTTTTCTTGTGTTCTTCGTGTAGCTCAAAAAAAAGTATTGTTGTAATAGATGATTTTGAAAGTTTAAGTGGTAGGCATACCCCTTCTTGGAAGTATATTAAAACTAAAGAAGATTTTGAATATTTACATCTTTTTTCTCATATATATGAGCAACGTAGACCTTTATTAAAAGATCCTGGTATTTCTTATCGTATTCCTAAGACTATTCATTTTATTTGGCTCGGTCCAAAGCCATTTCCATTGGCTTCAGTGGAAAATGTACGTATGTGGATAGCAAAACATCCAGATTGGGAGATAAATTTTTGGACAGATCGTAATAGACCATCTCCTTGTCCTGGAATGAAACAACGTTTAATAAACAGTCTCTCTTTTACGCAACTTCGCGACTATTTTGTTATTTCCGATAACTATGGAGAGCAATCTGATCTATTGCGTTATGAGATTTTATTTCAAGAAGGAGGAATTTATGTAGATCACGATGTAAAATGTTTTAAAGAATTTGATCTGCTAAATCGAACTTATGATTTTTATTGCGGTATCGATATGCCGTATAAAAGCAGTCTGCCTTCTTGTATTTGCACTACGAATAATTTAATAGGAGCAAAACCAAATCATCCTATCTTAAAGCAGTGTATGGATTTATTGTCTAGCAGCTGGGATACGATTCAAGAGGAATACCAAGGAAACGATCGAGATACTACTCTAAATCGTGTTTTGCATCGCACCTTTTGGTTATTTGGAGAGGCTGTAAAGAATAAAAATAATCAAGGAGAAAATCAAGATATTGTTTTTCCAGCTTATTATTTTGATGCACCAAGAGATGAGTTAGCAATCTTTGCTCGACATCAATATGCAGGAAGTTGGCATGAAACAGAATCTGTATTTGAAAAAATGGTTCGTAAAAGACTAGTTGTCATTTGCAAAAAGTTGAATCAAATGTACCTTTGTTTTGCAGCTTTAGGAACGTTAAATATTATAGGATTTATAGGACTTTTTCTTTTTATGCGTAGGTCGTTAAGAATGTGA
- the topA gene encoding type I DNA topoisomerase, whose product MTKALIIVESPAKIKTLRKLLGSNYLFESSLGHIRDLPQKGFGIDVEKNFEPQYTIMPDKKDVIDRLKKAAKQVSIVYLSPDPDREGEAIAWHIASILPKGIKCKRVTFNAITKEAVSEALKHPRQIDQGLVDAQQARRLLDRIVGYKISPILMRRVQGARDGGLSAGRVQSVALKLVVDREKEIEVFIPVEYWNIQSILQTDKNSTPIYACLYAIDGKKVEKEAVPGKDCILINNEEAAHKIVTQLQNSSYKVQSVERKEKKRNPVPPFITSTLQQEASRHFGFSASRTMNIAQGLYEGIDLGNTGAEGLITYMRTDSVRIAPEEIDSAREYITKVYGKEFLPTQGKQYSSKKNAQDAHEAIRPTSLQYSPEEIKSYLTTDQYKLYLLIWRRFLASQMNPAIYDTVSCDIITNQKMLLRATGSILKFSGFLVVYEEKKDVSEKEEKKEDEKMLPSLVEGQPLLLLDVDVQQAFTRPPPRFTEASLVKELEKSGIGRPSTYATIMNKIQSRDYTVKEKGSLKPTELGRVIAHMLEENFKMIMDVGFTSAMEDELEEIAYNHKDWKVLLHDFWERFIPFVAAAEKEAFVPRVTTDINCPNCGHKLEKIWARNKYFYGCSNYPTCDFTTPLEALNFNKEDYDPNFNWDQLCPKCESAMKIRYGRFGTFLGCSRYPECKGIVNIPKKDEIPAQDLPTCPALGCDGKMVQRRSRFGKSFFSCSNYPDCDVIINNLDQLTEKYVDHPKTPYVSKKSKKGKKGSSKVKKTDKKSVKKPAKNAHLYTLSSELQVIVKEEKLSRPEVVKKMWEYIKKHNCQDKKNKRLIIPDAKLAKVFGSKEPIDMLKLAGLLTPHLQ is encoded by the coding sequence ATGACAAAAGCATTAATTATTGTAGAATCTCCGGCTAAAATTAAAACATTAAGAAAGCTCTTAGGATCAAATTACTTATTCGAATCCTCATTAGGACATATACGCGATTTGCCTCAGAAAGGTTTTGGAATTGATGTCGAGAAAAACTTTGAGCCACAATACACTATTATGCCCGATAAAAAGGATGTAATTGATCGCTTAAAAAAAGCAGCAAAACAGGTGAGTATTGTTTACTTATCTCCAGATCCTGATAGAGAAGGAGAAGCCATTGCATGGCATATTGCTTCCATTCTCCCTAAAGGGATTAAATGTAAAAGAGTCACTTTTAATGCGATCACTAAAGAAGCCGTATCAGAGGCATTAAAGCACCCTCGTCAAATCGATCAAGGCCTTGTAGATGCGCAACAAGCACGTAGATTGCTCGATCGAATTGTAGGATACAAGATTTCACCTATTCTCATGCGACGAGTACAAGGCGCACGAGATGGAGGGCTTTCTGCAGGTCGTGTTCAATCAGTTGCGCTAAAGTTAGTCGTTGACAGAGAAAAAGAAATTGAAGTTTTTATTCCTGTTGAATATTGGAATATTCAATCCATTTTGCAAACAGATAAAAATAGCACACCGATTTATGCTTGTCTTTATGCAATCGATGGAAAAAAAGTAGAAAAAGAAGCGGTACCCGGTAAAGATTGTATCCTTATTAACAATGAAGAAGCAGCTCATAAGATTGTAACTCAGTTACAAAATTCCTCTTATAAAGTGCAATCTGTTGAAAGAAAAGAAAAAAAACGCAATCCCGTACCTCCTTTTATTACCTCTACTTTACAACAAGAAGCAAGCCGACATTTTGGATTTTCGGCATCGCGCACTATGAATATTGCGCAAGGCCTGTATGAAGGAATTGACCTTGGTAACACAGGAGCTGAAGGATTAATCACTTATATGCGTACTGATTCTGTCCGTATTGCTCCAGAAGAAATTGATTCAGCCCGCGAGTATATTACAAAAGTATATGGTAAAGAATTTCTTCCCACTCAAGGAAAACAGTACTCCAGTAAAAAAAATGCCCAAGACGCTCACGAAGCTATAAGACCTACTAGTTTACAATATAGCCCGGAGGAAATTAAAAGCTATCTAACGACTGATCAATATAAGCTATATCTACTGATTTGGCGTCGGTTTTTAGCATCTCAAATGAATCCAGCCATCTATGATACAGTTTCCTGCGATATCATAACCAATCAAAAAATGCTGTTGCGCGCTACAGGCTCTATTCTCAAATTTTCTGGCTTCTTAGTCGTCTATGAAGAAAAAAAAGATGTCTCTGAAAAAGAAGAGAAAAAAGAAGATGAAAAAATGCTTCCTTCTTTAGTTGAAGGCCAGCCCTTACTTCTCCTTGATGTGGATGTTCAGCAAGCCTTTACTCGTCCTCCTCCTCGCTTTACAGAAGCCTCTCTTGTTAAAGAATTAGAAAAATCAGGAATTGGTCGCCCTTCTACATATGCAACCATCATGAATAAAATCCAAAGTAGGGACTATACAGTTAAAGAAAAAGGCTCTCTTAAACCAACAGAGCTAGGAAGAGTCATTGCGCACATGTTAGAAGAAAATTTTAAAATGATCATGGATGTAGGCTTTACTTCTGCAATGGAGGATGAATTGGAGGAAATTGCCTATAATCATAAAGACTGGAAAGTATTACTTCATGATTTTTGGGAAAGATTTATTCCTTTTGTAGCAGCTGCTGAAAAAGAAGCCTTTGTTCCACGAGTCACTACAGATATTAATTGTCCCAATTGCGGTCATAAATTAGAGAAAATCTGGGCTCGTAATAAATACTTTTATGGTTGTTCTAATTATCCTACTTGTGACTTTACTACCCCTTTAGAAGCCCTAAATTTCAATAAAGAAGACTACGACCCTAACTTTAACTGGGATCAACTTTGTCCTAAATGTGAAAGTGCCATGAAAATTCGCTATGGTCGATTTGGTACTTTTCTAGGCTGTTCTCGATACCCAGAATGCAAAGGGATTGTAAATATACCTAAAAAAGATGAAATTCCAGCACAAGATCTCCCTACATGTCCTGCTTTAGGGTGTGATGGGAAAATGGTGCAGCGTCGTTCTCGCTTTGGCAAATCTTTTTTTTCCTGTTCCAACTATCCAGATTGCGATGTAATCATCAATAATCTGGACCAACTGACTGAAAAGTATGTAGATCACCCCAAAACTCCCTATGTTTCTAAAAAATCAAAAAAAGGGAAAAAAGGCTCTTCTAAAGTAAAAAAAACAGATAAAAAATCCGTAAAAAAACCTGCAAAAAATGCACATTTATATACCTTATCTTCTGAACTGCAAGTCATTGTTAAAGAAGAAAAACTATCTCGCCCGGAAGTAGTAAAAAAAATGTGGGAGTATATCAAAAAACATAACTGCCAAGATAAAAAAAATAAACGCTTGATTATTCCAGATGCCAAATTAGCTAAAGTCTTTGGCTCAAAAGAACCTATTGATATGCTCAAACTAGCGGGTCTTTTGACTCCGCATTTGCAATAG